The Actinomycetota bacterium genome includes the window CTTCGTCATCGCGTTCACCGGCGCGATGGCGCCCGGGCCGTTGCTCACCGTCGCGGTCACCGACACGCTGCGCCGAGGGCGCGTGTCCGCGATCCTGCTGCTCGTCGGCCACGCGCTGCTCGAGGCGCTGCTGCTGTTCGGCTTCGCGCTCGGCCTACAGGATCTGCTGCGTGAACCGCTCGCCGCGACAGTGCTCGCGGTGGCCGGCGGCGGCTTCCTCGTGTGGATGGGCGGCTCGCTCATCCGCGACGCGCTGCGGGGGCGCATGACGCTCGAGGTCACTCCCGAGGACCGGCCGACCGACCTCAACCCCGTCGCCAAAGGCTGTCTCGTCTCGCTGTCGAACCCGTACTGGACGCTGTGGTGGGTCACGATCGGCGTCAAGCTCGCCGCCGATGCCCTGGCCGCTGGATGGCTCGGCGTCACGGCGTTCTTCATCGGACACGAGCTCGCCGACTTCGCGTGGTACGCCACTGTCATCCAGGCGGTGCACACGGGGCGGCGGTTCATCTCGGACCGCGTCTACGCGTGGGCGGTGGGCCTGCTCGCGGCCTTCATCGTGTACCTCGGCGTGAGCTTCATCGTGCGCGCGTTCCTGTAGCCACGCGGGCGTCGGCGCCGTTCAGGCACGAGACTTGCTGAACCGACCTGAATCGACGGCACGCGACCGAACCGAAAGGCGGCCGCATGGCGCGCTTCATCGCGACGAACAAGGACCCCGACGCACACTGCGTGCAGGTCGAGGCGGGCTTCAAGGGCACCGACGGCAACTACTACCTGATGCTGCGCCGCCTGCCGCCGCTCTACGCGAGACCGCCTCTGTGGCTCGTCCGGCTCAGCGCTGACACACTCGTCCAGCGCTGCGGCGACGGCACGAGCGAGACCTTCTACAAGGCGTACTCGCTGCAGGAGTTCACCGATACCGAGAAGCAGTTCCTCGGCAAGCTGACCCCTGGCGGCTCAGCACTGCC containing:
- a CDS encoding lysine transporter LysE; amino-acid sequence: MDSATALAAARIGLAAFVIAFTGAMAPGPLLTVAVTDTLRRGRVSAILLLVGHALLEALLLFGFALGLQDLLREPLAATVLAVAGGGFLVWMGGSLIRDALRGRMTLEVTPEDRPTDLNPVAKGCLVSLSNPYWTLWWVTIGVKLAADALAAGWLGVTAFFIGHELADFAWYATVIQAVHTGRRFISDRVYAWAVGLLAAFIVYLGVSFIVRAFL